One Natrinema longum genomic window, GAGTGACGCGAGGTGTAGGCCCTGCCGGTCCAGTTGCCGCCCCGCCAGCGGTCCGCTTCGGGAGTGCCGCGGCCGGGGGCCTCGCCGACGACCACGACCTCGGCGTCGCGATCGCCGGTCCCCCACGAGATGCACTCGCGGGAGTCGACGAGCGCCGGGCAGCGATCGCAGTCGGGCTCGAGGACGTTTCGACTGGTCGGATAGGCGGGCTCGTCGGTCCCACCCGAATCGGGGTCCGGGTCGGGGTCAGACGCGGGCACGCTCGGGGATACGTCCCCGAGGGCATATGCGAGTCGGTTCGGCGCGCTCGGCGCGTGTCGTTGTGTCGCACACGAGGGGACAGGTTTACGTGTGGTGGGTGGGTACGGGGACGATAATGACATCGCTTGGCCCGGAACTGATCGCGGAATCGCTCTCACTGGTCGTTTACACCGTCGTCGCCGGCCTGTTGACGGTCGGTGGCGTCCTCGTCGAGCAGGCGAGCCTCCAGCATCTCGGCTCCGGCGAGGCGATGATCGCGGTCTGGCTGGCCGTCCTCGGCGGCGTCATGCTCTACGCCGGCGCGTACGGACTGGGCTACCAGAAAGTCCTCTCGCAGTACGTCTGAGCGACGCGATCGCGACTGGTTTTTGCGAGCGACCCGAGATATCGATTCCTCTTTACTGCCGGAGGCGATTAAGTCGGGTATGAGCAGGTTCGACGAGGTCGACGACCAGTACGACCCACACGAACTCGAGCAACGGGTCTTCGAGTACTGGGACGATGTCGATGCTTACGAACAGACGGTCGAGCACCGCTCGGACGGTGAGTCCTTTTTCTTCGTCGACGGCCCGCCGTACACGTCGGGGTCGGCGCACATGGGAACCACCTGGAACAAGTCGCTGAAGGACGTCTATCTGCGCTTCCTTCGGATGCAGGGGTACGACGTCACCGACCGGCCGGGCTACGACATGCACGGCCTCCCGATCGAGACCCGCGTCGAGGAGCGTCTGGGCTTCGAGAACAAGAAAGACATCGAGGAGTTCGGCGAGGAGAACTTCATCCAGGAGTGCAAGGATTACGCCAACGAGCAACTCGAGGGGCTCCAGGAGGACTTCCAGGACTTCGGCGTCTGGATGGACTGGGACGACCCCTATAAGACGGTCAACCCGGAGTACATGGAAGCGGCCTGGTGGGGCTTTTCGAAGGCCGCCGACCGCGGCTTAGTCGAGAAAGGCAACCGGTCGATTTCGCAGTGTCCACGCTGTGAGACTGCCATCGCGAACAACGAGGTCGAGTACGAGGACGTCGAGGATCCCTCGATCTACGTCAAGTTCGATCTCGAGGACCGGGACGGGAAACTCGTCATCTGGACGACGACCCCGTGGACGGTTCCGGCGAACACCTTCGTCGCCGTCGACGAGGACGGCGACTACGTCGGCGTGCGCGCGCAAAAGGATGGCGAGGAGGAACTCCTCTACCTCGCCGACGCGAAACACGAAGACGTTCTGAAAGAGGGCCGCTACGACGACTACGAGGTGGTAGCGGAAGTCACCGGCGAGGAACTGATCGGCTGGTCCTACGAGCACCCCCTCGCGGAGGAGGTGCCCGACCACGTCGACGCCGAGGGCGCGTTCGAGGTCTACGACGCCGACTACGTCGACACGCACGGCGACGGCACCGGGCTGGTCCACTCCGCGCCCGGTCACGGTGAGGTGGACTTCGAGCGCGGTCGCGAACTCGGCTTCCCGATCTTCTGTCCCGTCGGCGGCGACGGCGTCTACACCGAGGAAGCCGGCAAGTACGCGGGTCGGTTCGTCAAAGACGCCGACGACGAGATTATAGCCGACCTCGAGGACAACGGCGCGCTCCTCGCGTCGGGGACCGTCAACCACAGCTACGGCCACTGCTGGCGGTGTGACACCGGCGTGCTCCAGATCGTCACCGATCAGTGGTTCATCACGGTTACGGACGTCAAAGACGACCTCCTCGCGAACATCGGCGACAGCGAGTGGCATCCCGACTGGGCTCGCAACAACCGGTTTCGCGACTTCGTCGAGGAGGCACCCGACTGGAACGTCTCCCGGCAGCGCTACTGGGGGACCCCGCTCCCGGTCTGGACGCCCGAGGACCGTGACGACGACGAAGACATGATCGTCATCGGGACGCGCGAGGAACTCGCCGAACGCGTCGATCAAGACATCGATCCCGAGACGGTCGACCTCCACAAGGGAACCGTCGACGACCTCACGATCACCGAGAACGGGACCACCTATACCCGCGTTCCCGATGTCTTCGACGTCTGGCTCGACGCCTCGGTCGCATCGTGGGGCACCCTGAACTACCCCTCGGACGACAGCACGTTCGACGAGCTCTGGCCTGCCGACTTCATCCTCGAGGCCCACGACCAGACCCGGGGCTGGTTCTGGTCCCAGCTGGGAATGAGTACCGCCGCGCTGGGCGAGAGCCCCTATCAGGAGGTCCTGATGCACGGCCACGCGCTGATGCCCGACGGTCGCGCGATGAGCAAGTCCAAGGACATCCTGATCGACCCCCACGAGGCGATCGACCGCCACGGCCGGGACGTGATGCGCATGTTCCTCCTCTCGAACAACCCGCAAGGCGAGGACATGCGCTTCGACTGGGACGGGATGCAGACGATGGAGAACCACCTCCGGACGCTGTGGAACGTCTTCCGGTTCCCGCTGCCGTACATGCGACTCGACGAGTTCGACCCGCAGGAGACGACGCTGGACGATGTCGATTCCGACCTCGAGTTGATCGACGAGTGGGTGCTCGCCCGCTTGCAGTCCACGAAGGCGGCGATGACCGAGGCCTTCGAGGATCGCCGGCAGGACCGCGCGCTCGAGGCGCTCATCGAGTTCGTCGTCGAGGACGTCTCCCGGTTCTACGTCCAGGCGGTCCGCGAACGCATGTGGGCCGAGGAGGACAGCGGCTCGAAACGGGCCGCCTACGCGACGATCTATCGGGTGCTCCGGGAGAGCGTCGCGCTGCTCGCACCCTATGCGCCGTTCATCAGCGAGCAGATCTACGGCACGCTGACCGGCGACGACGGGTTCGACACCGTCCACATGGAAG contains:
- the ileS gene encoding isoleucine--tRNA ligase, with product MSRFDEVDDQYDPHELEQRVFEYWDDVDAYEQTVEHRSDGESFFFVDGPPYTSGSAHMGTTWNKSLKDVYLRFLRMQGYDVTDRPGYDMHGLPIETRVEERLGFENKKDIEEFGEENFIQECKDYANEQLEGLQEDFQDFGVWMDWDDPYKTVNPEYMEAAWWGFSKAADRGLVEKGNRSISQCPRCETAIANNEVEYEDVEDPSIYVKFDLEDRDGKLVIWTTTPWTVPANTFVAVDEDGDYVGVRAQKDGEEELLYLADAKHEDVLKEGRYDDYEVVAEVTGEELIGWSYEHPLAEEVPDHVDAEGAFEVYDADYVDTHGDGTGLVHSAPGHGEVDFERGRELGFPIFCPVGGDGVYTEEAGKYAGRFVKDADDEIIADLEDNGALLASGTVNHSYGHCWRCDTGVLQIVTDQWFITVTDVKDDLLANIGDSEWHPDWARNNRFRDFVEEAPDWNVSRQRYWGTPLPVWTPEDRDDDEDMIVIGTREELAERVDQDIDPETVDLHKGTVDDLTITENGTTYTRVPDVFDVWLDASVASWGTLNYPSDDSTFDELWPADFILEAHDQTRGWFWSQLGMSTAALGESPYQEVLMHGHALMPDGRAMSKSKDILIDPHEAIDRHGRDVMRMFLLSNNPQGEDMRFDWDGMQTMENHLRTLWNVFRFPLPYMRLDEFDPQETTLDDVDSDLELIDEWVLARLQSTKAAMTEAFEDRRQDRALEALIEFVVEDVSRFYVQAVRERMWAEEDSGSKRAAYATIYRVLRESVALLAPYAPFISEQIYGTLTGDDGFDTVHMEDWPAVDEYWEDEQLEVDVAILRAIEEAGANARQQAGRKLRWPVPRVVVAADDERVVDAVSRHTDLLEDRLNAREIELVSPDARWEELQYSAEADMSELGPAFGDRAGQVMNALNEARIDEPSLEAIEDAVADVLEADEGITDEMVSFVTQTPDSVAGTAFSTDGDDRGVAYVDASLTDDIESEGYAREVIRRVQEMRKDLELDVDERIALEFAIDDDRIADLVAEREELISGEVRADERRPVEDGHRKEWDVDGVTMEIAIEPLAAAEASD